The Daucus carota subsp. sativus chromosome 2, DH1 v3.0, whole genome shotgun sequence genome includes a window with the following:
- the LOC108208366 gene encoding uncharacterized protein LOC108208366 isoform X2, whose translation MDYDNNEFEAHSHKLSGEECSKVSSVLHPYALPKFDFDDNLQNHLRFDSLVENEVFLGILSQEDNHWIEDFSRGSSGIEFNSSAAESCSVSRRNNVWFEATSSESVEMLLKSIGQEEEAALGEAVIEESDAVIKVGTLEKEMDPILNKQDEVVDNTLPQHELLPYSVTDNLEDSALPEHANALFTSEPQRDGFCNSLCSAEVESNVDVVLVNAEKLKDDLKSGDAKGVINENLTNKSPTENMKEASSVSAVHMEMLKIENANSVSHNAIVNSGELEKQVITVFAESVDALPTGNIAGNKVEVSITTSEVPSGTPIKVGDHSNMLVDFEDNLSAAARHTKLLNCSPCEDAPVVCSSDNNPNEKVVEVSNTQAVASACPELDMGSVEEKDCGSQAVSTESPNVGNPNSQIESSLCEVSPVVCSNEYKPNEKVVEVSNTQAVASDCPELELGSVEEKDLGSLVVNLEVQNIGIHSSETETSSCPDLKMDLAVENDSFAGSSHQMGSHVLAEATVSGDNDPGYTQHTGITEDVGVDLSSLSTPLTSGEREQPLDGNMTPEGCRSPPTLGKSVNPKEKDVASEEIVHTCEQVVTINERLNGGSQTESVDMECKVIGLLPSDKCREAMMIEPHGSDFRDTKEQAKEFTFNVQTAPEVGVMSMDTDKSYVAETEGHDNTGLRGRKESLPVETCLNPVNVDGEGRSDQAAAEAGTECSEKQEVCSVSVDSTVKQVDGTAAAEFQKGAMEVSKAELCLVQRQEDLDSVAAFEKQNVPGTKDDDQAPGALACTSVYGSDSMVEDCGHPLNVKETTIDSFQHIELSGAVGTDMSVPLNSEIEATGGQSSFSFDVFPSNSPSKGQISKDCQSFPSIQVSKGPLLTSNSDQADLKTATEFSCITPQAPGVGKVDVSVKGTPKPKTRRASGKASVRSAKKGSNLKEATPGRQSDKKENSPSFMQTPRTGQPGQFKELKPCGDVTKSGTKPLAFLPIPTSNLPDLNTSVPTAAGFQQPFTDLQQVQLRAQIFVYGSLIQESAPDEACMISAFGPSDGGGDVWGSAWRACVERAHARKSSASNMGTPVQSFSGGKAPIQPFKHSILQNKPLPSPAGRASSELISSPAVTPIIPLSSPLWNVSTPSCDGLQSSGMLRGGLVDCYQPHSPLHPFQVPGTRNFVWHSPSWPSQGPFSSSWMATSQTSASDANVRFSVFPNTEPVKLTPAKYSSVPSFPAMKIASVPVPNDSCVAAVSTGASSQPSVSNPRKRKNSPASEAVGNIPLLGLNQGASVWHPSVNNQLTSVPEIVGQTLLLPQSRTDSVQTAAVSAVFSTSVAVTAPDHFNFGNSSGNILGNQPNRVGKNVERSCIPVQISSTVEEAKLHAETAAAHAANAVGHYHDFWSELDKQKNLGVISDVEAKLASSAAAITAATSVARAAAAAAMIASNVAVQAKLMADEVSSSSVIVDPTHSNSSSKATSAGGERREGSVHPSSIIAVAREAAKKRVEAASAASKHAENLDAIVKAAELAAEAVSQAGKILSVGGTLPLSALKEIVPAASEQGANKHIVNCDQPKAFSIELFNFSAEESKRGSSAMEAMKTGKLPSQEKESSKAQRGGRESKLTKTHVIAEAEAGSRCVSGFVDAASAANAAESLIENVMEEGCLVEVFKDCGNGKAAWYSANILSLKDGKAFLSYTDLQAEDGTGQLKEWLPLQSDSISMPTVRVAHPTTTMRFFDGTRRKRKAAVMEYSWSVGDRVDAWLQDCWREGVVKEKNKNDETTLTIDFPALGDTSVVRVWHLRPTLTWKDGKWIEWSSPKQQSPSQVDGPREKRARLASPTEAKGKEKFLRGLDPLESRKLEDSRLLPICENEKEFNVGKNTVLANKQEKRRIARTGLKKEGSRVVFGVPTPGKKRKFMDVSKHIDSDKSSTIMKTDDPVKYARNVAPQVSGFRGWKSSTKDNKDKQAAEDKPKVLRSGKPPSASNRTLPRKDNILTSNRSMPRDASATDRTSGDAISNEETCTSQENLMEFGSVSDSQDTSEGQTLASSLGFSRVPSKKGSSSNSRSERRNKGKYVPHAGRNSKKDELEEKLVHEVVEPRRSNRKIQPTSRLLEGLQSSLSIPKMPFSHDKSYRSQSRSKS comes from the exons ATGGATTATGACAACAATGAATTTGAAGCCCATAGTCATAAGTTGAGTGGTGAAGAGTGTTCCAAGGTGTCTTCGGTCTTGCATCCTTATGCTCTTCCtaagtttgattttgatgataacCTTCAAAATCACCTAAGATTCGACTCTTTGGTTGAAAACGAAGTTTTCCTTGGAATTTTAAGTCAGGAAGACAATCACTGGATTGAGGATTTCTCTCGGGGTAGCAGTGGAATTGAGTTTAATTCAAGTGCTGCAGAGTCTTGTTCTGTATCAAGGCGTAATAATGTTTGGTTTGAGGCAACATCCTCAGAATCTGTTGAAATGTTATTAAAATCAATTGGGCAGGAAGAAGAAGCTGCCTTGGGAGAAGCTGTGATAGAGGAATCAGATGCTGTCATTAAAGTAGGTACTTTAGAAAAGGAAATGGATCCTATCTTGAATAAACAAGATGAAGTGGTGGATAATACTCTTCCACAACATGAATTACTACCATATAGTGTTACAGATAACCTGGAAGATAGTGCTCTGCCTGAGCATGCGAATGCCTTATTTACTTCAGAACCTCAAAGAGATGGTTTTTGCAATTCTTTATGTTCTGCTGAAGTTGAATCAAATGTTGATGTTGTCTTGGTGAATGCGGAAAAGTTGAAAGATGATTTAAAATCTGGTGATGCGAAAGGAGtgataaatgaaaatttaactaataaatcaCCAACTGAAAATATGAAGGAAGCTTCTTCTGTATCTGCTGTGCACATGGAGATGCTAAAAATAGAGAATGCAAACTCTGTTTCACATAATGCCATTGTGAACTCTGGTGAATTGGAGAAGCAAGTTATAACTGTTTTTGCCGAATCTGTTGATGCTTTGCCTACAGGCAATATTGCGGGAAATAAAGTAGAGGTTAGCATAACCACTTCAGAGGTGCCTTCTGGAACACCTATTAAGGTTGGGGATCACTCAAATATGCTTGTAGACTTTGAAGATAATTTGAGTGCTGCAGCTCGGCATACCAAACTTTTGAATTGTTCTCCGTGTGAGGATGCTCCTGTAGTCTGCAGTAGTGATAATAATCCCAATGAAAAGGTAGTTGAGGTCAGCAATACTCAGGCTGTTGCTTCTGCCTGTCCAGAGCTGGACATGGGTTCTGTTGAAGAGAAGGATTGTGGGAGCCAAGCAGTCAGTACGGAGAGCCCGAACGTTGGCAACCCCAATAGTCAGATAGAAAGTTCCCTGTGCGAGGTTTCTCCTGTAGTTTGTAGTAATGAATATAAGCCCAATGAGAAGGTGGTTGAGGTTAGCAATACCCAGGCTGTTGCTTCTGACTGTCCAGAGCTGGAGCTGGGTTCTGTTGAAGAGAAGGATCTTGGGAGTCTAGTAGTCAATCTGGAAGTCCAGAACATCGGCATCCACAGTAGTGAGACGGAAACTTCATCATGTCCAGATCTGAAGATGGATTTGGCAGTGGAAAATGATAGTTTCGCTGGAAGTAGCCATCAAATGGGTTCGCATGTTTTAGCAGAGGCAACTGTGTCAGGCGACAATGACCCTGGTTATACCCAGCATACCGGAATTACTGAAGATGTTGGTGTAGATCTTTCTAGTTTGTCAACTCCACTCACTTCAGGTGAAAGGGAACAACCTTTGGATGGAAACATGACTCCTGAAGGTTGTAGATCACCACCTACACTTGGCAAGTCAGTAAATCCCAAGGAAAAAGATGTTGCCTCTGAGGAAATTGTTCACACTTGTGAACAGGTTGTAACTATTAATGAGAGGTTGAATGGAGGGTCGCAAACCGAATCTGTTGACATGGAATGCAAAGTTATTGGATTATTACCTAGTGATAAATGCAGAGAAGCAATGATGATAGAACCCCATGGGTCAGATTTCAGGGACACTAAAGAACAAG CAAAGGAATTCACTTTTAATGTGCAGACAGCACCTGAGGTTGGGGTTATGTCTATGGACACTGACAAAAGTTATGTCGCGGAAACTGAAGGACATGATAATACAGGCTTGCGGGGTCGGAAGGAGTCTTTACCAGTGGAAACTTGTCTAAATCCAGTGAATGTAGATGGGGAAG GCCGGAGTGACCAAGCAGCAGCTGAAGCTGGTACTGAGTGTTCTGAGAAGCAGGAAGTGTGTTCTGTTTCAGTTGATTCAACAGTAAAACAGGTTGATGGCACTGCAGCCGCCGAATTTCAAAAAG GAGCTATGGAAGTATCAAAGGCTGAGCTTTGTCTGGTTCAGAGACAAGAGGATCTTGATTCTGTTGCAGCATTTGAGAAGCAGAATGTTCCTGGAACCAAAG ATGACGATCAAGCTCCTGGTGCACTTGCTTGCACTTCAGTATATGGGTCTGACAGTATGGTTGAAGATTGTGGACATCCGCTGAATGTCAAAGAGACAACAATAGACAGTTTTCAGCATATTGAGTTGAGTGGTGCTGTTGGAACAGATATGTCTGTTCCCTTGAACAGCGAAATTGAAGCAACTGGAGGACAAAGTAGCTTTAGTTTTGATGTCTTTCCATCCAACAGTCCGTCTAAAGGGCAAATCAGCAAGGATTGCCAATCGTTTCCTAGCATCCAG GTCAGCAAGGGACCTCTGTTGACATCTAATAGCGACCAGGCAGATTTAAAGACGGCGACAGAATTTTCTTGCATAACTCCCCAGGCACCTGGAGTGGGGAAGGTGGATGTAAGTGTTAAAGGAACTCCCAAGCCTAAAACTAGGCGAGCTTCTGGCAAGGCATCTgtaagaagtgccaagaagggAAGCAACTTGAAGGAAGCTACACCTGGAAGACAGTCTGATAAAAAGGAAAATTCACCTTCGTTCATGCAAACTCCTAGGACTGGGCAGCCGGGACAATTTAAAGAGTTGAAGCCCTGTGGCGATGTTACGAAAAGTGGCACAAAACCTTTGGCTTTTCTTCCTATTCCCACATCCAATCTTCCAGATTTGAACACGTCAGTTCCTACAGCAGCAGGATTCCAGCAGCCTTTCACAGATCTTCAGCAAGTGCAACTGCGAGCACAGATATTTGTTTATGGGTCTCTTAT ACAAGAGTCTGCACCTGATGAAGCCTGCATGATCTCAGCCTTCGGCCCATCTG ATGGTGGTGGAGATGTTTGGGGGTCGGCATGGCGTGCCTGTGTGGAAAGGGCACATGCTCGAAAATCTTCTGCCAGCAATATGGGAACCCCAGTACAGTCATTTTCAG GCGGGAAAGCTCCCATTCAACCATTTAAACACAGTATACTTCAAAACAAACCTCTTCCTTCACCTGCTGGTCGAGCTAGCAGCGAACTTATATCATCACCTGCAGTCACTCCTATCATACCTCTATCCTCACCCCTCTGGAATGTATCAACCCCGTCTTGTGATGGTTTGCAATCCAGTGGCATGCTAAGAGGGGGACTAGTTGATTGTTATCAGCCACATTCACCATTGCATCCTTTTCAGGTTCCAGGCACAAGGAATTTTGTGTGGCATAGTCCCTCTTGGCCCTCGCAGGGCCCCTTTTCAAGTTCATGGATGGCTACTTCACAAACGTCTGCTTCTGATGCCAATGTTCGCTTCTCTGTCTTTCCCAATACAGAACCTGTGAAACTAACCCCTGCTAAATATTCGTCCGTGCCAAGTTTTCCTGCCATGAAGATTGCATCTGTTCCTGTTCCTAATGATAGTTGTGTCGCTGCTGTTTCTACTGGTGCTTCTTCCCAGCCTTCTGTTTCGAATCCTAGAAAGAGAAAGAACAGCCCTGCTAGTGAGGCTGTAGGCAATATACCGTTGCTAGGTTTAAATCAGGGAGCATCAGTCTGGCATCCCAGTGTTAATAATCAGTTGACTTCTGTGCCCGAGATTGTTGGCCAGACTTTGTTGCTTCCTCAAAGTCGAACAGATTCAGTTCAAACGGCTGCTGTCAGTGCTGTCTTCTCTACTTCAGTTGCTGTCACAGCTCCGGATCACTTCAATTTTGGAAATAGTTCTGGAAATATTCTTGGCAATCAACCTAATAGAGTGGGTAAGAACGTGGAGAGGAGTTGTATTCCTGTGCAAATATCAAGTACAGTTGAAGAGGCTAAATTACATGCCGAGACTGCTGCCGCACATGCAGCCAATGCTGTTGGTCACTATCATGATTTTTGGAGCGAGTTGGATAAACAGAAGAACCTGGGTGTAATATCTGATGTCGAAGCTAAGCTTGCTTCTTCTGCTGCAGCTATAACTGCAGCTACTTCCGTTGCAAGGGCAGCAGCTGCAGCAGCTATGATTGCATCTAATGTTGCTGTCCAAGCAAAACTAATGGCTGATGAAGTATCTTCCTCCAGTGTAATTGTGGATCCAACTCACAGCAACAGTTCAAGTAAGGCAACTTCCGCCGGCGGAGAAAGACGGGAAGGGAGTGTGCATCCCAGCTCAATAATTGCAGTTGCTAGGGAAGCAGCTAAGAAGAGAGTTGAAGCTGCTTCAGCTGCCTCAAAACATGCTGAAAATTTGGATGCCATTGTTAAAGCAGCTGAACTGGCTGCAGAAGCAGTATCTCAAGCTGGAAAAATCCTCTCTGTTGGCGGCACTTTGCCTTTAAGCGCATTGAAAGAAATAGTTCCAGCGGCCTCTGAACAAGGCGCAAATAAACACATTGTCAACTGTGATCAACCAAAAGCTTTTAGTATTGagctttttaatttttcggcTGAAGAGTCTAAAAGAGGATCATCTGCCATGGAGGCCATGAAAACAG GTAAACTTCCAAGCCAGGAAAAAGAATCATCCAAGGCACAAAGAGGTGGTCGGGAATCTAAGTTGACTAAAACCCATGTTATTGCGGAAGCAGAAGCTGGATCAAGATGTGTTTCAGGTTTTGTTGATGCTGCATCTGCTGCCAATGCAGCAGAATCGTTAATTGAGAATGTGATGGAAGAGGGTTGCCTTGTCGAG GTTTTTAAAGATTGTGGCAATGGTAAAGCAGCATGGTATTCAGCCAATATATTGAGTTTGAAGGATGGAAAAGCCTTCTTGTCTTACACTGATCTCCAAGCGGAAGATG GGACTGGACAGTTAAAAGAATGGTTGCCACTTCAAAGTGATAGTATTAGCATGCCGACAGTTCGTGTTGCCCATCCGACAACGACTATGAGATTTTTTGATGGCACTCGGAGGAAACGAAAAGCTGCAGTGATGGAATATTCTTGGTCAGTCGGGGACAGAGTTGATGCATGGTTGCAAGACTG CTGGCGTGAAGGAGTTGTAAAAGAGAAAAACAAGAATGATGAGACTACATTAACGATTGATTTCCCAG CTCTTGGAGACACATCAGTTGTAAGAGTTTGGCATCTTAGGCCAACACTGACTTGGAAAGATGGGAAGTGGATTGAATGGTCTAGCCCAAAGCAGCAGTCCCCATCCCAG GTGGATGGACCACGGGAAAAGCGTGCGAGGCTGGCTAGTCCAACAGAGGCCAAAGGGAAGGAAAAATTCTTACGAGGCCTTGATCCTTTAGAGTCAAGAAAACTTGAAGATTCAAGACTGCTGCCTATTTgtgaaaatgaaaaagaatttaATGTTGGTAAGAATACTGTTCTTGCAAATAAACAAGAGAAGCGGAGAATAGCGCGAACTGGTCTGAAGAAAGAAGGTTCAAGGGTAGTTTTTGGTGTTCCTACACCAGGAAAGAAGAGAAAGTTCATGGATGTAAGCAAACACATTGATTCTGATAAGAGCAGTACAATTATGAAAACGGACGATCCTGTAAAATATGCAAGAAATGTGGCACCTCAAGTGTCAGGATTTCGTGGATGGAAAAGTTCTACAAAAGATAATAAGGACAAGCAAGCTGCTGAAGATAAACCCAAAGTTCTTAGGTCAGGGAAGCCACCAAGTGCTTCCAATAGAACTCTGCCCCGTAAAGATAATATCTTGACTTCTAACAGATCTATGCCACGTGATGCGTCAGCAACCGATAGAACATCAGGTGATGCTATTAGCAATGAGGAGACTTGTACGAGTCAGGAGAACCTGATGGAATTTGGATCTGTTTCTGATTCTCAGGATACTTCTGAAGGTCAAACATTAGCTTCCTCGTTAGGTTTTTCACGAGTTCCTTCAAAAAAAGGTTCTTCATCAAATTCTAGATCAGAAAGGCGGAATAAAGGAAAATATGTACCTCATGCTGGAAGAAATAGTAAAAAAGATGAACTGGAAGAAAAATTGGTTCACGAGGTTGTGGAACCACGTAGATCAAATCGGAAAATACAGCCAACTTCAAGG CTATTGGAGGGGTTACAGAGCTCGCTTAGCATCCCAAAGATGCCTTTTTCACACGACAAAAGTTACAGAAGCCAGAGCAGGAGTAAATCTTAG